The Pleuronectes platessa chromosome 10, fPlePla1.1, whole genome shotgun sequence genome contains a region encoding:
- the cep192 gene encoding centrosomal protein of 192 kDa isoform X5 has product MDKADDFIAAHRLSDMLVKINLDDSGSQNQGSIIHLHPTQIGSVHGWPAELGTDLSTGLLALPQYGHKDNPEAKASSAIVGKDNVQSEGVDSDHFSGSNSSFLANERLMSVDSMNSDITDDTDFNNLPDDELELYFNKLVPPAMQRGRVEGQELVSTEDFMMPDVRLAATGMDSCPASDEDTEDELESARRNNDASRTRLLSSTSRQLVGESNCPSFRPGLEGGSSDDEYLSGRSGPSVSGIEHRRSAEGQVINPPVTGDGGGGDGSSGSEESGNYAGASTIPPPTTNVQTTYDALRGLGIVGSSAVGEDEDKDLNNLVGHGRNSLSRHTEIGHRVGPVGIGEATSSWGMSLGTQKPSPVNWSMVLDRQETLDAMESTETGPTVDRFLDSVYLRNRAGLRRPQDVANMTFSHLQGTQGSFHLSQVLLPEFCDKDGDDNDDYDHSGVDEPDSARPSLGLRGGPCGDVTTAEASGGTSEDDTNPLSTSLEPKYFSQSFHQEQEDSDEWNHCPDNLELEFQQGARTTHNVVYQNEEGQWVTDLAYYSSFEKEVDGKTSETAGQFHTEDFVDPSSALEKLAKDEEEFEKEHQFIQEEKIELINSSTFQSDSLWKVPSNSLMRASQVTSEFNQGDQSYLRLSLGEFFGQRSEALGCLGSISDVDGTKRPSFGYIITSPEKREPFPLINPQRVVTSPHIDTMELSEGDKTLNPEDLEKTLEAPGEMISPKGDIDQESSEQEDHSVSAALPDHSEGSPESILGSQTGATLDNNSSHLMLSISTIASAIADASISTDPSQLAAMIMALSKKSKMRNQPMDSVPSNSTEDQHSAENILYEPDESAMLDTLQTRTYVGEPSAFDLEKYLKTTDVSCPSDASFAQTTFDLTRWAHNLSTNPQTGYPADQNNSFQRVYSETQKKASAVSLSNSLSPGNSVSKRSPLPCPHTSFSSAGMSMRSGPSSMLKIPANKTAACDRTISSATKTCGSTGSTSTDNGVKAGEQKPPGKNNTGYSLDAKQKSDDNSSSSTGLPRTFPGWRKGQSGLPYLKGCSPPSQGMRTAGQQHQDRLSNSLQKKPLSRNIVGTPLPCSSEEKKNVGSPSQKIWSSVEPASELPKGFSEPCGEETQCNFRPSTSPLTHSSPSQTSIPSANGECLTDKRPGLDLSSQSTCSSPSLSRLTYISMNDGTVIPTPERQKNNCTMALSTTIIRFSPTPPVGPDEQSNLDIPCSSKSIDQLQPQHSKSLDPLPATQCKTQEPSRSGSALSCTRSQSECNYHCARDRTSDLSAGCRTHRHLSESNVRQLTKVDSGYCSNLNIQQTRRIPAPQSSQQWGAASSALSSVIYAGGLGVPLSCSSEGFHYVPIPSFKPQCTGFIDLPHQGDVQSLLTGCSLYNSQLAQHYLGSEAPLHPGAYPVGPTGSGLYSVSSTGTSNNDPTVRHTHPPSGPLEISAAAGSLRLPRLHQNQQDIGIIAKPYSHHDAEPLGTGGLEELRGQVVVPGEVRFPNACCVGIASQTSLSLFNPSERWQQVSITVTSLAIDGEKVEGLPYQWLIVKNKTIIGPKSTEEQKVLFIAPQAGVYECVLTVWSWPASAEIEVAARANSFAKRVVLIAIAENPAVEVEESKFCYLDFGDLPGGSAKSLPLKLVNKTHATVPIRLVISANATASRCFTFSKQPVVMTPEETQQAGHITPVSSPSVINHVMPANYGENTVGFMVWVHFKAPQKYTFSGELGPPVEYLARVDIELDSPGPSHVIRSIPLSARSGTARVHAPKDLQNLRLSAPLGISSKQMLPLKNAGNIDVQLKLESSDAEGSFSVTPDELFLRVGDEQEVTVSFKAQKNRKNRESLLTILVLPSGPQYEVTLKGEVVPEDSGKPAVHSSSAFGSGLTKDIPPILSNKQFIAWGGVSLGRAVQQKLVLRNNSTNVTQQLRLLIRGQDQDCFQLQSMFSPEERLTRHGELSIRPREDVAVHLLFAPTRVASMLSKLEIKQSGVQPSQPGVKFTIPLSGYGGTNNIILEDQRKQADSYVATLTNIAIGRVSKVCLCVRNTGSRAAFIKAVAFTDMQTRSVLEPSVISLAPSQFVLKERTQEVITVLMKSTQREHGLCQSVTALLATVCLFCGDEVSRQQYRRLLQSKPEAAQQALSENSLLKNINFNEKFLGEENVTETCDLPQRPNEAHIFYGNMSKVVVSLLGSRKNTACDDRDHTELQLPPARQDSETDCGLVNGGVSLDVLPVKGPQGPALRVTETSLKASNLLRRKSDSWTIHPEQLVLTTPTISGAATTSQIQICNNTSRELSFDLSWPAHCLTITPQHGVIEPQCHLQIWISPNPSLTTKSALLPWSGQVYVQCDGRQKFIKVQIRQDLALDVSAASSDRTLSALPPHAATPILPVARLITDPSLALETPQAQVEISNKSIIFATTPTGETSEAKLEVQNGQVEVRWYLSSFAPPYVKGVDNTGDVYRATYTAFTCSRVSGILGANEKMQVPMTFLPRDRGDYAQFWDLECHPVSEPQQKTRTRFQLCGTGVKSGSVEEPQEGDSTVVKKEPTVKTRKGDDASAGKKRQEETVWRGVYSPQDLYTFPATRVGESNTLKVSIRNNSSSTHELKFVNTKEPFHIKHSKYSLRSQHYLKLPIQFRPSTAGRHASLLLIKSETSESLVIQLIGEAMP; this is encoded by the exons gcctCTTCAGCCATAGTGGGGAAGGACAATGTGCAGAGTGAAGGAGTGGACAGTGACCATTTCAGTGGCAGCAATTCAAGCTTCCTGGCAAATGAGAGGCTCATGTCTGTGGACAGTATGAACAGTGATATCACAG ATGACACTGACTTCAACAATTTGCCTGATGACGAACTGGAGCTTTACTTCAATAAGCTGGTTCCTCCTGCCATGCAGAGAGGCAGAGTGGAGGGCCAGGAGCTTGTCTCAACA GAGGACTTCATGATGCCTGACGTGCGTCTGGCTGCTACAGGTATGGACTCCTGTCCTGCCAGTGATGAGGACACTGAGGATGAGCTGGAATCTGCCAGAAGGAACAATGATGCATCCAGAACACGGCTGCTGTCAAGCACCTCCAGACAACTG GTTGGAGAGAGTAATTGTCCCAGTTTCAGGCCGGGTTTAGAGGGAGGCAGTTCTGATGATGAGTATTTAAGTGGCCGCAGTGGTCCATCTGTGTCAGGGATCGAACACAGACGATCTGCTGAGGGACAGGTCATCAACCCTCCTGTTACAG GGGATGGAGGCGGTGGGGatgggagcagtgggagtgaGGAAAGTGGAAATTATGCAGGTGCGTCAACCATCCCTCCTCCAACAACTAATGTTCAGACTACTTATGATGCCCTGCGTGGGCTAGGGATTGTGGGCAGCAGTGCTGTTGGTGAAGATGAAGACAAGGATCTCAATAATCTGGTTGGACATGGAAGGAACAGTCTTTCCAGACATACTGAG ATTGGTCACCGGGTGGGTCCTGTAGGAATAGGGGAGGCAACCTCCTCTTGGGGAATGTCACTGGGAACTCAAAAGCCCTCTCCTGTGAACTGGAGCATGGTGCTGGATCGACAGGAGACACTG GATGCAATGGAAAGCACGGAGACTGGGCCAACTGTTGACCGATTTTTGGATTCAGTCTACCTGAGAAATAGAGCTGGACTCCGAAGACCCCAAGATGTTGCAAATATGACTTTCTCCCATCTTCAAGGCACTCAGGGGAGTTTCCACCTCTCCCAG GTATTGCTCCCAGAATTTTGTGACAAGGATGGGGACGACAACGATGATTATGATCACAGTGGAGTAGATGAACCTGATAGTGCCAGACCCTCCTTAGGCTTGAGAGGAGGGCCTTGTGGGGATGTTACTACTGCAGAGGCATCAGGTGGTACCAGTGAGGATGACACAaatcctctctccacctccctggAACCCAAGTATTTCTCCCAGAGCTTCCACCAGGAACAAGAAGATTCAGATGAGTGGAATCACTGTCCAGACAACCTGGAGCTGGAGTTTCAACAAG GTGCCAGAACCACTCATAATGTTGTGTACCAGAATGAAGAAGGGCAGTGGGTGACAGACCTGGCTTATTACTCCTCCTTTGAGAAAGAGGTTGATGGGAAGACCTCAGAGACTGCTGGCCAGTTTCATACTGAGGACTTTGTTGATCCCA GTAGTGCTTTGGAAAAGTTAGCtaaagatgaagaggagtttgAAAAAGAGCACCAGTTCATTCAG GAAGAGAAGATTGAACTGATCAACAGCAGCACCTTTCAGAGTGACTCATTGTGGAAGGTCCCCAGCAACAGCCTGATGAGGGCTTCCCAGGTCACTTCTGAATTTAATCAGGGAGACCAGAGCTACCTGCGGCTTTCTTTAGGAGAGTTTTTTGGACAACGCTCTGAAGCCCTGGGCTGTTTGGGCAGCATTAGTGATGTGGATGGAACTAAACGG CCGTCCTTTGGCTACATTATTACCTCTCCAGAGAAGAGGGAACCATTTCCCCTCATTAACCCCCAAAGAGTCGTAACATCGCCTCACATTGACACCATGGAGCTCAGTGAAGGAGACAAAACACTCAACCCAG AGGACCTAGAGAAAACTCTTGAGGCTCCAGGTGAAATGATTTCACCAAAAGGTGATATTGATCAAGAATCCAGTGAACAGGAG GACCATTCTGTTAGTGCTGCATTACCTGACCACAGTGAAGGCTCTCCAGAGTCAATCTTGGGTAGTCAAACCGGTGCCACCCTGGACAACAACAGCAGTCACTTGATGCTGAGTATCAGCACCATTGCTTCAGCCATTGCTGATGCATCGATCAGCACTGACCCATCACAGCTGGCTGCCATGATCATGGCGCTCTCCAAGAAGAGTAAGATGAGGAATCAACCCATGGATTCAGTCCCCTCTAACAGCACAGAGGATCAACATTCAGCTGAAAAT ATCCTCTATGAACCAGATGAGAGTGCCATGTTGGACACACTGCAGACAAGAACCTATGTTGGAGAGCCAAGTGCCTTTGATCTGGAGAAGTACCTGAAAACGACTGATGTCTCTTGCCCCAGTGATGCCTCTTTCGCACAAACTACCTTTGACCTGACCAGATGGGCGCACAACCTCAGTACGAACCCTCAAACAGGATATCCAGCGGACCAGAACAACTCATTTCAGCGAGTGTACAGTGAGACTCAAAAGAAGGCATCTGCAGTCTCACTTTCAAATTCATTATCGCCAGGTAATAGTGTATCAAAAAGAAGCCCTCTTCCTTGTCCCCACACATCTTTCAGCTCAGCTGGGATGTCTATGAGATCGGGACCATCTTCAATGCTGAAGATTCCTGCCAACAAAACGGCAGCTTGTGATAGAACAATTTCTTCTGCAACCAAGACTTGTGGATCCACAGGCAGCACGTCCACAGATAATGGAGTAAAGGCAGGAGAACAAAAGCCACCAGGAAAAAACAATACTGGGTATTCTTTAGATGCAAAACAAAAGAGTGATGACAACTCTTCTTCCTCAACTGGCTTGCCTAGAACCTTCCCAGGATGGAGGAAAGGGCAGTCAGGTCTGCCCTACCTTAAAGGTTGCTCTCCCCCGTCTCAGGGGATGAGGACTGCAGGCCAGCAGCATCAGGACAGACTGAGTAATTCTCTGCAGAAGAAACCACTATCCAGGAATATTGTGGGAACTCCACTACCTTGTAGctctgaggagaaaaaaaacgttGGCTCCCCTTCCCAAAAGATCTGGTCATCAGTAGAACCTGCATCAG AACTCCCGAAGGGTTTTTCAGAGCCATGTGGGGAGGAGACGCAGTGTAACTTCAGACCATCCACTTCTCCACTCACCCACTCCTCTCCAAGTCAGACCTCCATTCCCAGTGCTAATGG TGAATGTCTGACGGACAAACGTCCAGGTCTTGACCTCTCTTCTCAGTCAACCTGCTCAAGCCCTAGTCTCAGCAGGCTCACATACATCTCCATGAATGATGGCACTGTCATACCAACTCCTGAGAGACAAAAG AACAATTGCACCATGGCACTGAGCACCACCATCATCAGATTCAGTCCAACTCCACCTGTGGGACCTGATGAACAGTCTAACCTTGATATTCCTTGCTCATCTAAAAGCATAGATCAGCTGCAACCACAGCATTCTAAAAGTCTGGACCCTCTACCAGCAACGCAATGTAAAACACAAGAGCCGTCACGTAGTGGTTCTGCCCTGAGCTGTACTCGCAGTCAGAGTGAATGTAACTACCACTGTGCCAGGGACAGGACCAGTGATCTTTCAGCAGGTTGTAGGACCCACAGGCACCTCTCTGAATCCAATGTAAGGCAGCTCACCAAAGTGGACTCAGGTTATTGTAGCAATCTGAACATTCAGCAAACTAGACGCATCCCAGCTCCTCAGAGCTCCCAGCAATGGGGAGCTGCTAGCTCAGCGTTGTCATCTGTCATCTATGCTGGTGGCCTTGGCGTTCCTCTGTCCTGCTCATCAGAGGGTTTTCACTATGTGCCCATCCCCAGCTTTAAGCCCCAGTGCACTGGTTTTATTGACCTTCCCCACCAAGGAGATGTGCAGTCCCTCCTTACTGGATGCTCTCTCTATAACTCCCAGCTGGCTCAGCATTATTTGGGATCTGAAGCTCCATTACATCCTGGTGCTTATCCTGTGGGACCAACAGGAAGTGGTCTCTACAGTGTGTCCTCTACAG gcacaTCCAATAATGATCCAACAGTGAGACACACCCATCCACCATCAGGGCCTCTGGaaatttctgctgctgctggctctcTTCGCCTCCCCAGACTCCATCAGAATCAACAGGACATAGGTATAATAGCGAAACCTTACAGTCACCATGATGCAGAGCCACTTGGGACAGGTGGACTTGAAGAACTGAGAG GCCAAGTGGTGGTACCAGGAGAAGTGCGGTTTCCTAATGCCTGCTGCGTAGGCATTGCCTCACAGACCTCCCTCAGCCTCTTCAACCCCTCGGAGAGATGGCAGCAAGTGTCAATCACTGTCACCAGCCTTGCTATTGATGGAGAAAAG GTGGAGGGCTTGCCTTATCAGTGGCTCATAGTCAAGAACAAGACTATCATTGGGCCAAAgagcacagaggagcagaaagtGTTGTTCATAGCTCCACAGGCTGGTGTTTACGAGTGTGTCCTCACTGTTTGGTCCTGGCCTGCGTCTGCTGAGATAGAGGTGGCTGCCAGGGCCAATAGCTTTGCTAAAAGGGTGGTGTTGATTGCCATAGCGGAGAATCCTGCAGTAGAG GTTGAAGAAAGTAAATTTTGCTATTTGGATTTTGGAGACCTTCCGGGAGGCAGTGCCAAATCTCTTCCTTTGAAACTTGTCAACAAGACTCATGCCACAGTGCCCATCCGTCTCGTAATCAGTGCA AACGCTACAGCCAGCCGATGCTTTACCTTTTCCAAGCAGCCAGTTGTCATGACACccgaagaaacacaacaggctGGACACATCACCCCAGTGTCTTCTCCCTCTGTGATTAATCATGTGATGCCTGCCAACTACGGAGAG AATACAGTAGGCTTCATGGTCTGGGTACATTTCAAAGCCCCTCAGAAGTACACATTTTCAG GAGAGCTTGGTCCGCCTGTTGAGTACCTTGCTCGGGTGGACATTGAATTGGACTCCCCTGGTCCAAGTCATGTTATCAGGAGTATTCCCCTCAGTGCCAGGTCTGGAACTGCAAGAGTCCATGCGCCTAAAGACCTACAG aATCTCCGCCTGTCTGCTCCGCTGGGTATATCTAGTAAACAGATGCTGCCATTAAAGAATGCTGGAAATATTGATGTGCAGCTGAAACTCGAG AGTAGTGATGCTGAGGGCAGTTTCTCTGTGACACCTGATGAACTCTTCCTGAGAGTAGGAGATGAGCAGGAGGTCACAGTTTCCTTCAAAGcacagaaaaacaggaaaaacagagaaag CCTCCTCACCATATTGGTGTTGCCATCAGGCCCTCAGTATGAGGTAACCCTGAAAGGAGAAGTTGTACCAGAGGACTCTGGGAAACCTGCTGTTCACTCTTCTTCTGCCTTTGGCTCCGGTCTGACCAAAGACATTCCACCAATTCTCTCTAATAAACAGTTCATAGCTTGGGGAGGCGTCTCTCTGGGACGAGCTGT CCAACAGAAGCTGGTTCTAAGGAACAACTCTACAAACGTCACACAGCAGCTACGGTTGCTCATTCGTGGTCAAGATCAGGACTGTTTTCAG CTCCAGAGTATGTTCAGTCCAGAAGAGCGTCTAACCCGACATGGGGAGCTGTCCATCCGTCCCAGAGAGGACGTGGCTGTCCACCTGCTCTTTGCTCCCACCAGGGTTGCCTCAATGTTGTCCAAGCTAGAGATCAAACAGTCTGGAGTCCAGCCTTCACAGCCAGGGGTCAAATTTACG ATTCCACTGTCGGGCTATGGCGGGACCAACAACATCATCCTGGAGGACCAGAGGAAACAGGCCGACAGCTATGTGGCGACACTAACAAACATTGCAATTGGTCGCGTCagcaaagtgtgtttgtgcgtgagGAACACAGGATCAAGAGCAGCTTTCATCAAAGCAGTGGCCTTTACAGATATGCAGACGCGATCAGTTTTGGAGCCCTCTGTCATCAGCCTTGCCCCATCACAGTTTGTGCTTAAGGAAAGGACACAAGAG gtgatAACTGTGCTCATGAAGTCAACCCAAAGAGAACATGGCCTGTGTCAGTCAGTCACTGCCCTGCTGGCTACTGTCTGTTTGTTCTGTGGAGATGAGGTCTCCAGGCAGCAATACAGGAG ATTACTTCAGAGCAAACCAGAGGCTGCACAGCAAGCTCTGTCCGAGAATAGTCTTCTGAAAAACATCAACTTCAATGAAAAGTTCCTGGGGGAAGAAAATGTCACAGAGA CCTGTGACCTGCCCCAGCGGCCAAATGAGGCCCACATCTTCTATGGCAACATGAGTAAGGTGGTTGTGTCGTTGCTGGGAAGTAGAAAGAACACTGCGTGTGACGACAGAGACCAtactgagctgcagctgcccCCTGCTAGGCAAGATTCAGAAACAGACTG CGGTTTGGTAAATGGTGGTGTGTCTTTAGATGTGCTGCCAGTCAAAGGTCCCCAGGGTCCAGCACTGAGAGTGACAGAAACCTCCTTAAAG GCTTCCAATCTATTACGCAGGAAGTCTGATTCCTGGACCATCCATCCAGAACAGCTTGTTCTAACAACTCCTACCATCA gtgGTGCGGCCACCACCAGTCAGATTCAGATCTGTAACAACACTTCCAGAGAGCTAAGCTTTGATTTGTCCTGGCCTGCTCACTGCCTCACCATCACACCTCAACATGGAGTGATCGAGCCTca GTGCCATCTGCAGATTTGGATCAGCCCTAACCCCTCACTTACAACTAAATCTGCCCTGCTTCCATGGAGTGGACAGGTTTATGTCCAGTGTGATGGTCGACAGAAG TTTATTAAGGTCCAGATTCGTCAGGACCTGGCTCTGGATGTGTCCGCAGCCTCATCAGATAGGACACTGTCAGCGCTGCCCCCTCATGCTGCCACCCCTATTCTTCCTGTGGCCAGACTCATCACTGACCCCTCACTGGCCCTGGAGACCCCACAAGCTCAGGTTGAGATCAGCAACAAGAGTATCATCTTTGCCACCACTCCCACTGGGGAAACATCAG AGGCCAAGCTGGAGGTGCAGAATGGGCAAGTAGAAGTGAGGTGGTACCTGTCATCATTTGCCCCACCATATGTCAAG GGTGTTGACAACACTGGTGATGTCTACCGGGCTACCTACACTGCTTTCACATGCTCCAGGGTCTCAGGAATTCTTGGAGCCAATGAGAAAATGCAG